A DNA window from Acinetobacter sp. 10FS3-1 contains the following coding sequences:
- a CDS encoding glycosyl transferase family protein: MNSKRNIYKDFEHPFAQFVRIIGKGKNGARSLSYEEAYQAFSMILKDEVLDVQLGAFLMLLRVKEESVDELAGFVKATRDQLHFKALEVDLDWSSYAGKRKHYPWFILSALTLAKHGYKIVMHGASGHTMNRIYTEQVLTYLGYPICQDDQDVEQQLQQQHFAYLPLEVISPILADLIALRNIMGLRSPIHTLARLINPFNAKATLQAIFHPAYRSSHQQAAFKLGYQNSAVIKGEGGEFERNPDARTLICGIKNGELYEHELPKLTDNRSPTEEELDLEVFKAVWEGREQHDYGEMAVTETMGIALYTMGVCDSYAAAMQQAKTLWAQRHPL; this comes from the coding sequence ATGAATAGCAAAAGAAATATTTATAAAGATTTTGAACATCCTTTTGCCCAGTTTGTACGGATTATTGGGAAAGGAAAAAATGGCGCACGCTCTTTAAGTTATGAAGAAGCCTATCAGGCTTTTAGCATGATTTTGAAAGATGAAGTACTGGATGTTCAACTGGGAGCCTTCTTAATGTTGCTTCGGGTCAAAGAAGAATCGGTAGATGAGCTGGCCGGATTTGTAAAGGCCACTCGTGATCAGCTTCACTTTAAAGCCTTGGAAGTTGATCTGGACTGGTCCTCTTATGCAGGTAAGCGCAAGCATTATCCGTGGTTTATTCTGTCTGCCTTAACTTTGGCCAAACATGGCTACAAGATAGTCATGCATGGTGCTTCCGGGCATACAATGAACCGGATCTATACTGAGCAAGTCCTGACTTACTTAGGCTATCCAATCTGTCAGGATGATCAGGACGTGGAGCAACAGCTTCAGCAACAGCATTTTGCTTATCTCCCCCTCGAGGTTATTTCACCGATTCTGGCCGATTTAATTGCATTACGTAATATTATGGGCCTACGCTCCCCGATTCATACTTTGGCACGTCTGATCAATCCCTTTAACGCCAAAGCCACTTTACAGGCTATTTTCCACCCGGCTTATCGCAGTTCACATCAACAGGCTGCATTTAAACTGGGCTATCAAAACAGTGCGGTCATTAAAGGTGAAGGGGGCGAGTTCGAACGCAATCCGGATGCCAGAACTTTAATCTGCGGGATTAAAAATGGCGAACTTTATGAGCATGAATTGCCTAAATTGACTGATAACCGCAGTCCAACTGAGGAAGAGCTGGATCTGGAGGTTTTCAAAGCAGTTTGGGAGGGCAGGGAGCAGCATGACTATGGGGAAATGGCGGTGACTGAAACCATGGGGATTGCGCTCTATACCATGGGTGTATGTGACAGCTATGCGGCCGCTATGCAGCAAGCGAAAACTCTGTGGGCGCAGCGCCATCCACTATAA